From the genome of Chlorocebus sabaeus isolate Y175 chromosome 21, mChlSab1.0.hap1, whole genome shotgun sequence:
TGCACCTTTGAGTATCTTTCACACCTTTTACTTCCAACACTGCTGTTCATAGTGGTAAGGACTTgatcagtgttttaaaaatcaaatgccaATTAAGAATTATCTAATCAGGTTTCATTTTATCCTTGCAAAATTGCACCTATCTTAGGTTTATTCTTTAGGCTTGCATTTTCCCAAGGTTAGTGTTCATTTTTATTCCAATTATAAACAGGCAGAAGGAACGAAGAAAGGTAGTTAAGATTATTGAAATTAAGTCAAATCGACAAACTTGGGAGCAGTCTTTCCCCAGGATCTTATTATTCGGGGTGACCACTGCTGGGACTAGTTCCTGGAACCCTCTCTGGTCCTCCTGGAGCATCTGAGAGAGGGCCCATGTCGCAGTGGATCTGCGGTTGTCATGGACCACGCACGTCCTTTATGAGGAAAAAATCGGAAAATCAACATTTCAAATATTGTTCATCACATTTTTGCTTATATCTGAATGCCTACATACATCTCGGAATTGTCTGaaacactttaaaaacattttctgtggGAAGTTGTGGCTATGGACATCACACATTTCTATAGTATATCTCCAACATCAAAGAAAAACACGCCGAATGCCTGAATAATTCTGACTACGTCATCTCACTGTATTCTTTTGCAAGCTTCATTAAAACTGGGTTTTAAACAGGAAACAACCCAATTATCTactcagagtaaaaaaaaaaaccaaaaaactttttgttctgttaatgggGGATTTGTGTACTTCTTGTTTAATGGCTTTTGATGACATGAATATTTATCTACAAATATGCAGTAGCTGTTATTTTAAGGACTTTGGCACTACATTTGATATAATGGATGTAGGTGTATTCTATACTTTACTGTAAACAACTGCTGAATGCTAATTGTCTCAAACTTCCACATTGTTTAAAAGTACCCCACTGGCTTTAAGTCATTGTCTTCATATCTACTCACTCATTTCTTCCCAAAGATATCCAAAAAGAATGCACAACTGTGTACTCCATTCTTATAAATGTATTAAACAAGCATCCAAGTTAGGGGACTAGAAGGTCTACGTACAGCCAACAGAGTGGAGAGTCAGTGACCACTTTCAACTCTGTATGTTATAAATACAATTCTGCTAATTTTTTCCAGCTTCtgagtgtgtgtatatgcttAAGAATTAACTTATTTTCCATCCTCTGagccagaaaaaataattttttaagaagtgGATACAGGAATggaacctggaaaaaaaaaaaaattccagcatccccccccccccaccgcccaaacaagcaaacaaaaaaaactttagaaagttcttacaaaacaaaaatcGCACCTTCTGCTGGTGTAGCAAATACTCAAGCCATGAAGTGAGGGTCTCCTTCCCTGGTCCAGGATGGAAAAATCCTCTCTCTCAAAGTTCTTAAAAAGAAAGTACTTTGGAGTCTTCTAATGCGGAACAAGAATTTTCTCCTTAACAACTGGAAATCAAGAATGTTTGTTTGAATTCACTTAACATGTAGAGGAAAGAAAGTACAAAGAGGAAGGCCACACAGCCCTGTGTTTCTGTTTATCTGTTTTCTCTCACATGCTGTTGTTTCTGATTCAGCGGAGACGGGGGATCCTGTGTCAGAGCTGTGGGTCGCAGAGAGGCAGCGAGGCTCGGTCTGCAAACAAGACGCTGCAAGGCTGAGTGAGAGACAGAGGGTGTGCGAGCAGCGAGTACATGTTACATCAGACACAGTACCTGATTTTTCACTGCACAGCTTGTCAGCTAGATAGTGTGCCTCCTGGGCGATAAGTGAGAATATTTCATCTTCATACTCTTCTATTATAGTTTCACACTGCAGAAACATAATAACAACATATGTGGATAGACGCACACTGGCGGGGCACTTTGTTAGGAAGGACTTTGCAACAATTTATTAGCTACACATAGGAAATCATGTAACCAAGGTGGTCCATTTTTATTAGCCCTTTTGGTTTAATACATCATTGCATTGGATTAACCCTCTTCCCAGAATGTTAATTGCATCATTTTCCTGGGGCTTAAGTACATGATGAGTTGTGTTGGAagacgtgggaggctgaggaaggaacaTCATTCTTTGCATGTTTCACTTCCTTAAATTGGAATGGAAGCCATAGGAAGAAATGGGCCTCCCATTTAAGGCGCTGAAAAGTCTAacggtttttaaatttaaaaaaaaaaaattaaaagaccacAGTTCCTCGAAATGGTTAAACCAGTTTCCTTCAGATTTAAGATAAAAATCCATTTTGTGGCTTGAAAGTGTGAAAACAATTAAGCCTTCTCAGCAATCAAAACAAACTCATCTTCAGTTTCACTGTGGAGAA
Proteins encoded in this window:
- the CNPY1 gene encoding protein canopy homolog 1, whose translation is MNDYKLEEDPVTKERTFKRFAPRKGDRIYQEFKKLYFYSDAYRPLKFACETIIEEYEDEIFSLIAQEAHYLADKLCSEKSGTVSDVTCTRCSHTLCLSLSLAASCLQTEPRCLSATHSSDTGSPVSAESETTACERKQINRNTGLCGLPLCTFFPLHVK